The DNA sequence GGACTTATCTTTGGGAAAGtgctctgttctgctttcttCTTCTGTGCCCAAGTCCACAatattttcacacacacaaatatcacaTCTGATTTTGTAGAAGCAGTGCAGAGTATATTGTGTTAAATTTGAAACAAGTAGACCACTGTTTGAAATCCTTGATCAGTTTTTGTGAAACTAACAACAGCTCAGCCAAAGTTACTTCACaggattattgggggggggggggaggacagagtgAGACAGCTAGATAGATGCTTCTACAGGCTCCTCAGAAGAAACACAGAtgtataaaaaaaattatgtggcaTATTGGCTAAACTGAGCTGTGTATCAAGAATtcctacagcacaagcctatggatgtctactcagaagtaaatcccatttttcaatggggtttacttccaagtaagtgacATAGGATTGCTTCCTTGCTTAAACTGCAGTTCCTAGGCTGGAACAAAGGGTCTTGGATGGTTTTAGGTCTGACCTCAGTTTAAACATCTTTATATTCCCCTACCCCACCCtctttttggttaaaaaaagaTGCATCTTAGTTTCTCTGTCTATTGCTTCTGAAAACAGCTATATCAGTTTCTCTTTGTAATTGTTTATATTCATAGTGTTCTTAACTGTATTTTTCTTcacaaaaatgaataaaaatatagtGTCTGGCCTCAGCTTCTGAACCATATAAAACTACATGGTAGGTAGTGGGACCAGTTACACCTAAGACTCAGATGGGCTTGATGGCCTAAGTTCCATGCAATACATATTTATCTTTGAGGGAGTTTACAATGGTctttcagagcagcttcaaggcTGTTATTATTCATGCTCAGCCCACAGAGTGGTGGGGTAATATGTTTGTTAGCTATAAAAATGTAGTCATAGCAATGCATGTTACCCATAGTGAGAAATTGGGAGTATTTTAAAAGGAACagctactaagggcacaatcccaaccaggtctactcagaagtaagccctattttgttcaatggggcttactctcaggaaagtgtggttaggattgtagcctatcaTGAACACCATGAACCTGTTGTATGATAAACTGCACCAGAATTAGAAGGCCATAGCAACCTTGAACAAAAGCAGACAACCTACAAGGCTCTGTGGGCTTTAGAGTGCATGTGAGAGAAAAATAGTACCTTCATCTCAGGTGAAGAGTTAGCATACTTCCGTAAAGGTTCCAAAGTACTACCTACACAGATTTGAGTTGTATTACCTCAGATTAGCAGTAACAGGAATAGGCTTCTCTCAGGCTGCTCATGGTATATTTTGGGATATTTACAGTGCACTAAGCACTGAAGATTGTTTAGGTATACAATAGATCCTTTACAATATAACCAATCCTGAACAAAAAAAATCTATTCTCCTTTTAAACATAGAATTTCTGGGACAAGACAGAGAAGGGGTCAGGGCAATGAagatttaaaagggaaaaaaacgcAATTGTATAGAAAAAGACAAATCTAGAATTTATGGCGAAGTAGAAGTTCAGTAACTAGAGCTCTTTCCTGATAAAGTGGGTGGCTCTAAAAAGAGCCTTTGGGTTTCTTCACCAAGCAGCGAAGCTCGCTTACTTGGAGCTGGTGTACTTGGTGACGGCCTTGGTGCCCTCCGACACAGCGTGCTTGGCCAGCTCCCCGGGCAGCAGCAGACGCACCGCCGTCTGGATCTCCCGGGAAGTGATGGTGGAGCGCTTGTTGTAGTGAGCCAAGCGCGAAGCCTCGCCGGCAATCCGCTCGAAGATATCGTTCACGAAGGAGTTCATGATGCCCATGGCCTTGGAGGAGATGCCGGTGTCCGGGTGCACCTGCTTAAGGACTTTGTAGACGTAGATGGAGTAGCTCTCCTTCCTGGTCTTTCTGCGCTTCTTGTCGCCCTTCTTCTGGGTTTTAGTCACCGCCTTCTTGGAGCCCTTCTTAGGAGCAGGCGCAGATTTAGCCGGCTCAGGCATACTGAGAAAGAATTCACACGACAATCAACAATGACGACGCTTCCTCCTGCGAGCTCACCGCCGACTACACACAAAGCTGCGCAAAACGAGAGTAAGAAAAAGGCCCGTCCTTTCCTTATTTAAAGGCAGTTTATGCAAATGAAGGCACTGGAGTTAAGACTTTCCTATTGGCTCCGAGCTCGCGGCCACCCTCCGCGTTGCAGGCGCGCATGCAAATGAGAGGACTGAGAGCGCCCCCGTCCCCATTGGgcggccagcaccagcactcctccAGTTGGCGAGGCCCCGGAGCCGACCTGACGATTGGTTGCAGAGTCCTGACGCCACAGGCGGCCAATAGGAAGCGGCGCCTCCGAGCCCTGCGAGGGCTTAAAGGCTCCGGCGCTGGGCACGGGGCTCAGTCTCCGGCTTCTGTTTTGCTGCGACCGAGAAAGTGCGGTGCGTGTTGAAGATGTCTGGCCGCGGGAAGCAGGGAGGCAAGGCGAGGGCCAAGGCGAAGTCGCGCTCTTCCAGGGCCGGCCTGCAGTTCCCCGTGGGGCGCGTGCACCGGCTGCTGCGCAAGGGCAACTACGCGGAGCGGGTGGGCGCGGGCGCTCCGGTCTACCTGGCCGCCGTGCTGGAGTACCTGACGGCCGAGATCCTCGAGCTGGCCGGCAACGCCGCCCGCGACAACAAGAAGACCAGGATCATCCCCCGCCACCTGCAGCTGGCCATCCGCAACGACGAAGAGCTCAACAAGCTGCTGGGCAAGGTCACCATCGCCCAGGGGGGCGTCCTGCCCAATATCCAGGCCGTTCTCTTGCCCAAGAAGACCGAGAGCCACAAAGCCAAAGGCAAGTGAAGATGCTGCTCTAAAGCCCAGCAGTTCTGCCAAACCGAACCAAAAGGCTCTTTTCAGAGCCACCTTCAGCTACACGGAAAGAGCTGGGAATCACTTGCTGCTTCAGACTTAATTCAAAGCAGTAAAAGGTATCTGGTTGCTTGTAGCTTTCGCTTGCTACAAAATGAGTGCTTGGTGAAGTGGGTGGAGATTTATGACGAGTCCTGGACGTGGGTGGGTGAGCGAGCTtctgttaacttttttttttaaagaaacattgtTTCCCATTCAGGCTTTGCAGAGCGATGAGATCTTGGTAGAAGCATTTGTCTTTACAGTCAAACCAAAGCACACGcaagctgcaatcttacccacattttcctgagcttaagccccattgaacaaaataggacttacttctgagtagacctgcttagaatTGTGTCCTACACTTACTCCAGTTCCGTGGCTCCACAGGAACTTAAGTGAAGTAGGAGACGAGTACCATGCTTTAGGGGAGGAATCAGACTAAAATCGTAGCTTGTCATAAGTAAGCTTTAGTGAACATACTGGGGATCTTAGAGTAATTAGGGCTGTGCTGACAGTCGTTTTGTTTTCTGTGGATTCACAACACAAGTTCGGTGTTCTAAATAGCTACCACTGAGCTCCTCTGTAGCTGGCACTGAGTAGCTTTAGGATGCAGTTTCCAAGAGAAGTGTTTAGGACAATGGTCTAGTATTTATTTTTGCACCATCctttcaaggagttcagggtagtattcatagttcctcccctccttttgtcctcacaataaccctgtgaggtaggtaggaCTGAGATGCAGTactgattggcccaaggtcacccaggaagcttcatagccaaacaggaatttgaacctggatcttccagatccaagtccagttcccaaactacaccaccctggctctgttgAATAAAAAACAACCATTCTCCAAGCCAAAGGGAGGCTTAGgatgtgaaaagaaaacaaatgttctcgCTTTTGCCATATTCTCGTACTAACTACATACTGTGAGGAGCTTAGATTTTCAGGTGATCCTCAAGGCATTTTCACCTTGTGTCCCTAGGCTGGGCCTCTTGTGCAAGGGAAAACAGAGATGCAGCTTGTCACACAAAAACTGTGCCAGCTGAATTTTCCACTTCTACACAAAGCTGTAGAAGAAGCTGCCTTTTTGCATCCAATCAGTTCTGATAACTGCATCTTCTTTTCCTTAAAGCATCAGAAAGCATGCATGTACAAAGGCACAGTGGTGGGGACTCCCACCTTTGATGCTTTGAGGTTTTATAGATGGTTCTTCAAAACATGAACGCCTGcttattgggtaagaggcactttttcaagtgggtgctcctttttttagcagggggagagtaactggcccacctcaccccagcagtgtctgctctagtggctgtctgctggtattccttggcatctttttagattgtgagcgcttttgggacagggagccatttagttatttgatttttttttttgtaaaccgctttgagaacttttagttgaaaagcagtatataaatactgttaataataaaataacaataacaacaacatagGGCATCCATCCAGTgcagttaagcacttttaaagaGTTTTAGAATTCCTAAATATCAGTAGGGATAGACTTTTCCCTGTCATGAAACTTA is a window from the Tiliqua scincoides isolate rTilSci1 chromosome 2, rTilSci1.hap2, whole genome shotgun sequence genome containing:
- the LOC136639951 gene encoding histone H2B 8, encoding MPEPAKSAPAPKKGSKKAVTKTQKKGDKKRRKTRKESYSIYVYKVLKQVHPDTGISSKAMGIMNSFVNDIFERIAGEASRLAHYNKRSTITSREIQTAVRLLLPGELAKHAVSEGTKAVTKYTSSK
- the LOC136639642 gene encoding histone H2A type 2-C-like, producing MSGRGKQGGKARAKAKSRSSRAGLQFPVGRVHRLLRKGNYAERVGAGAPVYLAAVLEYLTAEILELAGNAARDNKKTRIIPRHLQLAIRNDEELNKLLGKVTIAQGGVLPNIQAVLLPKKTESHKAKGK